From Ruminococcaceae bacterium KH2T8, the proteins below share one genomic window:
- a CDS encoding SSU ribosomal protein S7P yields the protein MPRKGNIPVRQVLPDPLYNDVRVSKLINNVMLDGKKGLAQRICYDAFDIIKERTGEEPIEVFNKALENVMPLLECKARRVGGANYQVPLEVRPERRQTLGLRWIVAYARQRSERTMCERLANELIDAMNGTGGAFKKKEDMHKMADANRAFAHYKW from the coding sequence GTGCCAAGAAAGGGCAATATCCCAGTAAGACAAGTTCTCCCCGATCCTTTGTATAACGATGTTAGAGTAAGTAAGCTCATCAACAACGTTATGTTGGACGGTAAGAAGGGACTTGCACAGAGAATCTGCTACGACGCTTTCGATATCATCAAGGAGCGTACGGGAGAAGAGCCTATCGAAGTATTCAACAAGGCTCTTGAGAATGTAATGCCTTTGCTTGAGTGTAAGGCAAGACGTGTCGGCGGTGCCAACTATCAGGTACCTCTCGAGGTTAGACCCGAGAGACGTCAGACACTCGGTCTTCGCTGGATCGTTGCATATGCACGTCAGAGAAGTGAGCGCACAATGTGTGAGCGTCTCGCTAACGAGCTCATCGATGCTATGAACGGTACAGGCGGTGCATTCAAGAAGAAGGAAGACATGCACAAGATGGCTGATGCTAACAGAGCATTCGCACATTACAAATGGTAA
- a CDS encoding small subunit ribosomal protein S12 produces the protein MPTFNQLVKSGRHDKTWKSNSPALQFGLNTIHKKETDVFSPQKRGVCTVVKTTTPKKPNSALRKVARVRLTNGYEVTAYIPGIGHNLQEHSVVLIRGGRVKDLPGVRYHIIRGTLDTAGVANRMQARSKYGAKKPKAAKVKK, from the coding sequence ATGCCTACGTTCAATCAATTAGTCAAGTCCGGCAGACATGACAAGACTTGGAAGTCCAACTCACCGGCGCTGCAGTTTGGCCTTAACACGATTCACAAGAAGGAAACAGACGTTTTCTCTCCCCAGAAGCGTGGTGTTTGCACAGTCGTTAAGACAACTACACCTAAGAAGCCTAACTCAGCTCTTCGTAAGGTTGCCAGAGTACGTCTTACCAACGGATATGAAGTAACAGCTTATATCCCCGGTATCGGCCACAACTTGCAGGAGCACTCTGTTGTTCTCATCAGAGGCGGACGTGTTAAGGATCTTCCCGGTGTACGTTACCACATCATCAGAGGAACCCTTGATACAGCAGGTGTTGCTAACCGTATGCAGGCTCGTTCCAAGTACGGTGCAAAGAAGCCTAAGGCTGCTAAGGTAAAGAAGTAA
- a CDS encoding translation elongation factor 1A (EF-1A/EF-Tu), whose translation MAKEKFVKTKPHVNIGTIGHVDHGKTTLTAAITKVLSFKGGAQYKEYGNIDSAPEERARGITINTAHVEYETETRHYAHVDCPGHADYIKNMITGAAQMDGAILVVAASDGPMAQTREHILLARQVGVPYIVVFMNKCDQVDDEELLELVEMDIRELLSTYDFPGDDTPIIKGSALAAIECTSTDINDPAYAPILELMDAVDSYIATPERPVDMPFLMPVEDVFTITGRGTVATGRLERGIVKVGDAAEIVGLQDEPKATTITGVEMFRKSMDQAEAGDNIGALLRGIDRKEIERGQVLAKPGTITPHTKFTGQVYVLTKEEGGRHKPFFDGYRPQFYFRTTDVTGVAHLPEGSEMCMPGDHVTITVELITPIAMEQGLKFAIREGGHTVGAGTVSTIIE comes from the coding sequence ATGGCTAAGGAAAAGTTTGTAAAAACAAAGCCTCACGTAAACATCGGTACCATCGGTCACGTTGACCACGGTAAGACAACTCTTACAGCTGCTATCACAAAGGTATTGTCCTTCAAGGGTGGCGCTCAGTACAAGGAGTACGGTAACATCGACTCCGCACCCGAGGAGAGAGCTCGTGGTATCACGATCAACACAGCTCACGTTGAGTACGAGACAGAGACACGTCACTACGCTCACGTTGACTGCCCCGGCCACGCCGACTACATCAAGAACATGATCACCGGTGCAGCTCAGATGGATGGTGCTATCCTCGTAGTTGCTGCTTCTGACGGACCTATGGCTCAGACAAGAGAGCACATCCTTCTTGCTCGTCAGGTTGGTGTTCCTTACATCGTTGTATTCATGAACAAGTGCGATCAGGTTGATGACGAAGAGCTTCTTGAGCTCGTTGAGATGGATATCCGTGAGCTCCTCAGCACATACGACTTCCCCGGTGATGACACACCTATCATCAAGGGTTCTGCTCTTGCAGCTATCGAGTGCACATCTACAGATATCAACGATCCTGCATACGCTCCTATCCTTGAGCTCATGGATGCTGTTGATTCCTACATCGCTACACCTGAGCGTCCCGTAGATATGCCTTTCCTTATGCCTGTTGAGGATGTATTCACAATCACAGGTCGTGGTACTGTTGCTACAGGCCGTCTTGAGAGAGGTATCGTTAAGGTTGGTGATGCTGCTGAGATCGTTGGTCTTCAGGATGAGCCTAAGGCTACAACAATCACAGGTGTTGAGATGTTCAGAAAGTCCATGGATCAGGCTGAGGCTGGTGATAACATCGGTGCTCTTCTCCGTGGTATCGACCGTAAGGAGATCGAGAGAGGCCAGGTTCTTGCTAAGCCCGGTACAATCACACCTCACACAAAGTTCACAGGTCAAGTTTACGTTCTTACAAAGGAAGAGGGTGGCCGTCATAAGCCCTTCTTCGATGGTTATCGTCCTCAGTTCTACTTCAGAACAACAGACGTTACAGGTGTTGCTCACCTTCCCGAAGGTTCTGAGATGTGCATGCCTGGTGACCACGTAACAATCACTGTTGAGCTTATCACTCCCATCGCTATGGAGCAGGGACTTAAGTTCGCTATCCGTGAGGGTGGTCACACAGTAGGTGCTGGTACAGTTTCTACAATCATCGAGTAA
- a CDS encoding ABC-type spermidine/putrescine transport system, permease component I: protein MRGLTKRISLLPIHAIVMCFTALISLVAVFIPMFELYVQYRKQRFYSLFTLILDPSVFVQLRESSVSLDFRIFGAWMFTITIIISVAALTLAFGFQLYSDNPVKKRWGCLSVLALFLMRLIVHILTLSNFITDDMMTANGMTPQRLYVVQTLTGNILCVLLMIGMVASLYGALGLKMNMKLLAYPYILWIGVFTILPLALILFRAFFAKTTGGYEFNLDGFKTLFANKTVTTSFYGAKVTLQEYFSVFLRSLDYAVWTTIGCLIISYPLAYILAERTKRLHKSSSKLLLVFVLPMWMNTMLRTYAWRAFFAETGVFNTIMTNAHLISEPVMFLQNPIISDVITKIVMVNDFLPFMVLPIYSVLVKIDSSLAQAAEDLGANKFQTFTKVIFPLSLPGVISGIQMVFMPSMTFYMIPDIISEGSKTTIGNTVQSFILNESTTYQQAGNVLSLILLIFVLITMGILRNQDKEASGSGGMVL from the coding sequence ATGAGAGGTCTGACCAAAAGGATATCGCTCCTGCCGATCCACGCGATAGTGATGTGCTTCACAGCGCTCATATCGCTCGTTGCGGTCTTTATACCGATGTTCGAGCTCTATGTGCAGTACAGGAAGCAGAGGTTCTATTCGCTCTTTACCCTGATACTCGATCCTTCCGTATTCGTTCAGCTTCGCGAGAGCAGCGTAAGCCTCGATTTCAGGATATTCGGCGCATGGATGTTCACGATAACGATAATCATAAGCGTTGCGGCATTAACGCTCGCGTTCGGATTCCAGCTCTATTCGGATAATCCCGTGAAGAAGAGATGGGGTTGCCTTTCGGTGCTCGCGCTCTTTCTCATGAGGCTGATCGTCCATATCCTTACGCTTTCGAACTTCATAACAGATGACATGATGACTGCTAACGGCATGACTCCTCAAAGGCTCTATGTCGTTCAGACGCTCACGGGTAACATCCTGTGCGTGCTCCTCATGATCGGTATGGTCGCGAGCCTTTACGGTGCGCTCGGTCTCAAGATGAACATGAAGCTTCTGGCGTACCCCTATATCCTCTGGATCGGAGTATTTACGATACTTCCGCTGGCGCTCATCCTCTTCAGAGCTTTCTTTGCCAAGACTACGGGCGGCTACGAGTTCAACCTCGACGGCTTTAAGACCTTATTTGCGAACAAGACGGTAACGACCAGCTTTTACGGCGCGAAGGTCACGCTCCAGGAGTACTTCTCGGTATTCCTTCGAAGCCTCGACTATGCCGTATGGACTACGATCGGATGCCTTATCATCTCGTATCCTCTGGCATACATCCTCGCGGAGAGGACGAAGAGACTTCATAAGTCTTCGAGCAAGCTCCTGCTGGTATTCGTACTTCCGATGTGGATGAATACGATGCTCAGGACCTATGCATGGAGAGCATTCTTTGCCGAGACGGGCGTATTTAATACGATAATGACCAACGCGCACCTGATCTCCGAGCCCGTGATGTTCCTTCAAAATCCGATCATTTCGGACGTCATAACCAAGATCGTAATGGTAAACGACTTCCTGCCCTTTATGGTGCTTCCGATCTATTCGGTACTCGTAAAGATCGACTCGAGCCTGGCGCAGGCGGCCGAGGACCTCGGAGCCAACAAGTTCCAGACATTTACGAAGGTCATATTCCCGCTGTCGCTGCCGGGCGTCATATCGGGTATCCAGATGGTATTCATGCCCTCGATGACCTTCTACATGATTCCCGATATCATCTCGGAAGGATCAAAGACAACGATAGGAAATACGGTTCAGTCCTTTATCTTGAACGAGAGCACGACATATCAGCAGGCAGGTAACGTACTGTCCCTGATACTCCTGATATTCGTACTTATCACGATGGGTATCCTTCGAAATCAGGATAAGGAAGCATCCGGTTCGGGAGGTATGGTACTATGA
- a CDS encoding spermidine/putrescine transport system substrate-binding protein/spermidine/putrescine transport system permease protein: protein MKKNVTKIIAATMATAMLAPMVSACSKGKKQDLIIYNWGEYIAEDTIAKFEEAYPQYNVIYRTFETNEEMYPTLDNTYDVIIPSEYMVCRLIKEERIQPIDWNLIPNVTKYMDPIFNDLQYSNDEALSSEVLDYAIPYLYCTVGLVYDANKITLPEGTTDPAVVWDVVFNEENAGEIGMYDAMRESIGVALNYLGYSINTMDEAQLQEALDLLISQKENLSPAYGVDNLKDKMASGELQASVAWSGDHIVMLDRIEELGKTDIDLQFVLPEGSNWSVDMMCVPTNAQNYEGAHDFINFMYDPEIALENCEYVGYSTPNTAAKDMLDPEVANNVYYYPTPEIFATLEVYYTSSDIEERYAEIWNTVKASA, encoded by the coding sequence ATGAAGAAGAACGTTACGAAGATCATTGCCGCTACGATGGCTACGGCTATGCTCGCACCCATGGTATCCGCATGCTCCAAGGGAAAGAAGCAGGACCTGATCATCTATAACTGGGGTGAATATATAGCAGAGGATACGATCGCAAAGTTCGAGGAAGCTTACCCTCAGTACAACGTCATCTACAGGACGTTCGAGACGAACGAGGAGATGTATCCCACTCTCGATAATACATACGACGTCATAATCCCTTCTGAGTATATGGTATGCCGTCTTATAAAGGAGGAGAGGATCCAGCCCATCGACTGGAACCTGATCCCCAACGTAACAAAGTACATGGATCCGATCTTTAACGATCTTCAGTATTCAAATGACGAGGCTCTCTCGAGCGAGGTACTCGACTATGCAATCCCTTATCTTTACTGCACGGTAGGACTCGTCTACGATGCTAATAAGATCACGCTACCCGAGGGTACTACAGATCCCGCAGTCGTATGGGATGTCGTATTTAACGAGGAGAACGCAGGTGAGATCGGAATGTACGATGCCATGAGAGAGTCTATCGGCGTAGCTCTTAATTACCTCGGCTACTCGATCAACACGATGGACGAGGCGCAGCTTCAGGAGGCGCTCGATCTTCTTATCTCACAGAAGGAGAACCTTTCTCCCGCATACGGCGTAGATAACCTCAAGGATAAGATGGCATCAGGTGAGCTTCAGGCTTCCGTAGCATGGTCCGGTGATCACATCGTCATGCTCGACCGTATCGAGGAACTCGGAAAGACAGATATCGATCTTCAGTTCGTACTTCCCGAAGGATCCAACTGGTCTGTAGATATGATGTGCGTTCCCACGAATGCCCAGAACTACGAAGGCGCTCACGATTTCATCAACTTCATGTACGATCCCGAGATCGCTCTCGAGAACTGCGAGTATGTAGGATATTCGACTCCCAATACTGCAGCTAAGGATATGCTCGATCCCGAAGTTGCCAACAACGTATATTACTATCCGACTCCCGAGATCTTCGCTACACTCGAAGTCTACTACACATCTTCCGATATCGAAGAGAGATATGCGGAGATCTGGAATACGGTAAAGGCGAGCGCTTAA
- a CDS encoding spermidine/putrescine transport system ATP-binding protein: MEDTKKKSILPDKTGKEHIIEIKDLNKSFDDNQVLKDITFYIRNNEFITLLGPSGCGKSTTLRIIAGFETADSGTVTFEGEDLLKVPAHKRHINTVFQRYALFPHLNVFDNVAFGLHLKKVPEKEVKERVSKALSTVGLAGYEKRYIDQLSGGQMQRVAIARAIINRPRVLLLDEPLGALDLKMRKEMQIELKQMQRELGITFVYVTHDQEEALTMSDTIIVMKDGVIQQIGTPIDIYNEPKNAYVADFIGESNIIPGTMKKDCEVTFAGSTFECVDPLFPEMEQGKVNKVDVVVRPEDIYVKEENDDYINGTVESIVFKGVHYEIMVEDDNGVKWMIHDVDPVTVGQRVGLTFDPDDIHIMRKSQFSPVPGGFGVNVDDEEKPAEDQE, from the coding sequence ATGGAAGACACAAAGAAGAAGAGCATCCTGCCGGACAAGACCGGTAAGGAACACATCATTGAGATCAAGGACCTGAACAAGAGCTTTGACGATAATCAGGTCTTAAAGGATATTACTTTCTATATTAGAAATAATGAGTTCATAACACTCCTGGGTCCCTCGGGCTGCGGTAAGTCGACGACCTTGAGGATCATCGCGGGCTTTGAGACTGCCGATTCGGGTACGGTTACGTTTGAAGGCGAAGACCTTTTGAAGGTTCCTGCCCATAAGAGGCACATCAATACGGTATTCCAGCGCTATGCGCTCTTTCCTCACCTTAATGTATTCGATAATGTCGCTTTCGGACTGCACCTCAAGAAAGTCCCCGAGAAGGAAGTCAAGGAGCGAGTATCCAAGGCCCTCTCTACCGTAGGACTTGCAGGATATGAGAAGAGATATATAGATCAACTCTCGGGCGGCCAGATGCAGAGAGTCGCTATCGCAAGGGCTATCATCAACAGACCACGCGTGCTCCTGCTCGATGAGCCCTTGGGAGCGCTCGACCTTAAGATGCGTAAGGAGATGCAGATCGAGCTCAAGCAGATGCAAAGAGAGCTCGGTATCACTTTCGTATATGTAACGCACGATCAGGAAGAGGCTCTTACGATGAGTGACACGATCATCGTCATGAAGGATGGTGTCATCCAGCAGATCGGAACGCCGATCGATATCTATAACGAGCCCAAGAATGCCTATGTAGCAGACTTCATCGGTGAGTCGAACATCATCCCCGGTACTATGAAGAAGGACTGTGAGGTCACTTTCGCGGGAAGTACTTTCGAGTGCGTGGATCCGCTATTCCCCGAGATGGAGCAGGGCAAGGTGAATAAGGTCGATGTCGTCGTAAGACCCGAGGATATCTATGTCAAAGAGGAAAACGACGACTACATAAACGGTACGGTCGAGAGCATCGTATTTAAGGGCGTTCACTACGAGATCATGGTAGAGGACGATAACGGCGTGAAGTGGATGATCCACGACGTCGATCCCGTAACGGTCGGTCAGAGAGTAGGACTTACTTTCGATCCCGACGATATCCATATCATGAGAAAGTCACAGTTCTCACCGGTTCCCGGCGGATTCGGCGTAAATGTAGATGACGAGGAAAAGCCCGCGGAGGATCAGGAATGA
- a CDS encoding elongation factor G: MKREYSLEKTRNIGIMAHIDAGKTTTTERILYYTGINRKLGEVHDGAATMDWMVQEQERGITITSAATTAPWKEHRINIIDTPGHVDFTVEVERSLRVLDGAVTVMSARGGVEPQTETVWRQAEHYGVPRMVFVNKMDIIGADFFNVVNMIKDRLKNESVAIQVPIGKEDDFSGIIDLMTLRAEVYTSDDGMQYEDREVPADMVDFVNAKREEMVEKIAETDDELTMKYLDGEEISVEELKAALRKATIECKLIPVTCGTSLRNKGVQMLLDAIVDYMPAPVDIPAIKGVNPDTDEEEERPASDEEPFSALAFKIATDPFVGKLCFFRVYSGILESGSYVLNSTKGKKERIGRIVQMHANDRKEITEVFSGDIAAAIGLKDTTTGDTLCDEDHPVILESMEFPEPVIEVAIEPKSRASQEKMIVALQKLAEEDPTFKTYTNQETGQTIIAGMGELHLDIIVDRLFREFKVEANVGAPQVSYKETIRKTVEAEGRFVRQSGGHGQYGHCWLRLEPQEPGAGYTFVNETVGGSIPKEFIAPIDAGVQEAMQAGVLGGYPVVDVKVTVYDGSYHDVDSSEMAFKIAGSMGFKAGMAKGDPCLLEPIMKVDVEVPDDYLGDVIGGLNARRGQIKTIEPLNGSQQIHAEVPLANMFGYATALRSTTQGRGTFVMQISHFAETPKSIMEEILKK; encoded by the coding sequence ATGAAGAGAGAGTATTCACTCGAAAAGACAAGAAATATCGGTATCATGGCTCACATCGACGCAGGTAAGACAACAACGACCGAGCGTATCCTCTACTATACGGGTATCAACCGTAAGCTTGGTGAGGTTCACGACGGTGCTGCTACCATGGACTGGATGGTTCAGGAGCAGGAGAGAGGTATCACGATCACTTCCGCTGCTACAACAGCACCCTGGAAGGAGCATCGTATCAATATCATCGATACTCCCGGCCACGTTGACTTTACTGTTGAGGTTGAGCGTTCCTTACGTGTTCTTGACGGAGCTGTTACGGTTATGTCCGCTCGTGGCGGCGTTGAGCCCCAGACTGAGACAGTTTGGAGACAGGCTGAGCACTACGGCGTACCTCGTATGGTATTCGTTAATAAGATGGATATCATCGGAGCTGACTTCTTTAACGTTGTCAACATGATCAAGGATCGTCTCAAGAATGAGTCCGTTGCTATCCAGGTTCCCATCGGTAAGGAAGATGACTTCTCGGGAATCATTGACCTCATGACACTTCGTGCAGAGGTTTATACAAGCGATGACGGCATGCAGTATGAGGACCGTGAGGTTCCCGCTGACATGGTTGACTTCGTAAATGCCAAGAGAGAAGAAATGGTAGAGAAGATCGCCGAGACAGACGATGAGCTCACCATGAAGTATCTTGACGGTGAGGAGATCAGTGTTGAGGAACTCAAGGCTGCTCTTCGTAAGGCGACTATCGAATGTAAGCTTATCCCCGTAACATGCGGAACATCCCTTCGTAACAAGGGTGTTCAGATGCTCCTGGATGCTATCGTCGATTACATGCCCGCTCCCGTTGATATCCCCGCTATCAAGGGTGTAAACCCTGATACAGACGAGGAAGAGGAGCGTCCCGCATCCGATGAAGAGCCTTTCTCCGCTCTTGCATTCAAGATCGCTACAGACCCCTTCGTAGGTAAGCTCTGCTTCTTCAGAGTTTACTCAGGTATCCTCGAGTCCGGTTCTTATGTTCTTAACTCCACAAAGGGTAAGAAGGAGAGGATCGGTCGTATCGTCCAGATGCACGCTAACGATCGTAAGGAGATCACTGAAGTGTTCTCCGGTGATATCGCAGCTGCTATCGGACTTAAGGACACAACAACAGGTGATACGCTCTGTGATGAGGATCATCCCGTTATCCTCGAGTCCATGGAGTTCCCCGAGCCCGTTATCGAGGTTGCCATCGAGCCCAAGAGCCGCGCTTCCCAGGAGAAGATGATCGTTGCTCTTCAGAAGCTCGCAGAAGAGGATCCTACATTCAAGACATACACAAACCAGGAAACAGGACAAACGATCATCGCAGGTATGGGTGAGCTTCACCTCGATATCATCGTTGACCGTCTTTTCCGTGAGTTCAAGGTTGAAGCTAACGTTGGTGCTCCTCAGGTTTCCTATAAGGAGACAATCCGTAAGACTGTTGAGGCTGAAGGTAGATTCGTACGTCAGTCCGGTGGTCACGGTCAGTATGGTCACTGCTGGCTCAGACTCGAGCCCCAGGAGCCCGGTGCAGGATATACATTCGTCAACGAGACAGTCGGCGGATCTATCCCCAAGGAGTTCATTGCTCCTATCGATGCCGGTGTTCAGGAAGCAATGCAGGCAGGTGTTCTCGGCGGTTATCCCGTTGTTGACGTTAAGGTTACTGTTTATGACGGTTCCTACCACGATGTCGACTCTTCCGAGATGGCCTTCAAGATCGCAGGATCCATGGGATTCAAGGCAGGTATGGCAAAGGGTGATCCTTGCCTCCTCGAGCCTATCATGAAGGTTGACGTTGAAGTACCTGACGACTATTTGGGTGACGTTATCGGCGGACTTAATGCTCGTCGTGGTCAGATCAAGACTATCGAGCCTCTTAACGGTTCTCAGCAGATCCACGCAGAGGTTCCTCTTGCAAACATGTTCGGTTACGCTACAGCACTTCGTTCCACAACACAGGGTCGTGGTACTTTCGTAATGCAGATCTCACACTTTGCAGAGACACCCAAGAGCATCATGGAGGAGATCCTCAAGAAGTAA
- a CDS encoding spermidine/putrescine transport system permease protein, giving the protein MRFLKRLIPNIYIALVLVFLYLPIAILIVYSFNSVPKSFLWGGFTIRNYVNLFSGSDGGELLESLLTTLKIAAIASVVSTLFGVVSCLGLAYMSKRAQNALMSITYIPNVMPELVIGIAFMLLFSFLGVQKGQFTLICAHIAFCVPFAILSIDPKIKQLDKNLSEAAMDLGATQWQTLRLVIIPEIMPGIVSSLMLTFTMSVDDYLISNFNVDSSTQTLPMKIYSMAKFGVNPKMNALTTILFAAVILLLVLSNLSSIRQAKKKNK; this is encoded by the coding sequence ATGAGATTTCTGAAAAGACTTATCCCGAATATCTATATCGCGCTGGTACTCGTGTTCCTTTACCTGCCGATAGCCATCCTTATCGTTTATTCGTTCAACAGCGTGCCGAAGTCATTCCTCTGGGGTGGCTTCACGATCAGGAACTACGTAAATCTCTTCTCGGGATCCGACGGCGGTGAACTGCTCGAAAGCCTTCTCACAACGCTCAAGATCGCCGCGATCGCATCAGTGGTATCGACCCTCTTCGGAGTCGTAAGCTGCCTCGGTCTGGCATATATGAGCAAGCGTGCCCAGAACGCTCTCATGAGCATCACATATATCCCGAACGTCATGCCCGAGCTCGTTATCGGTATCGCGTTCATGCTGCTCTTCTCGTTCCTTGGTGTACAGAAGGGACAGTTCACTTTGATCTGTGCGCATATCGCTTTCTGCGTGCCTTTCGCGATATTGTCGATCGATCCAAAGATCAAGCAGCTCGATAAGAATCTCTCGGAGGCGGCGATGGACCTCGGTGCTACGCAGTGGCAGACATTAAGGCTCGTCATAATCCCAGAGATCATGCCCGGTATCGTTTCGTCGCTGATGCTCACTTTCACGATGTCGGTAGACGATTACCTCATCTCGAACTTTAACGTGGACAGCTCTACACAGACGCTCCCCATGAAGATATACTCGATGGCGAAGTTCGGCGTTAATCCGAAGATGAATGCTCTGACGACGATATTATTTGCGGCAGTCATACTTCTGCTGGTATTATCAAATCTGTCGTCGATCAGACAGGCTAAGAAAAAGAATAAGTAA
- a CDS encoding putative transcriptional regulator, which produces MNDYITGKGISAADVKAIRQKLKMSQAQFASFMCVSKKTVERWESSGKIIDGPVAVIAHMISMYPDIENKLRFPDSDLPLRLIYKKGSMICSVIDVDEVKRLVRVTNYRYDRTELPFGNRTDLTFEEYEEFLESRCFPRTRKWVDLELKKLGLPFYDPLMIIEKTGGRMVEDDFSIEVIRP; this is translated from the coding sequence ATGAATGATTACATAACAGGCAAAGGTATAAGCGCAGCGGATGTGAAGGCAATAAGGCAGAAGCTTAAGATGTCTCAGGCTCAGTTCGCCTCATTTATGTGTGTGTCCAAAAAGACCGTAGAGCGTTGGGAAAGCTCCGGCAAGATCATCGACGGACCGGTCGCAGTGATAGCCCACATGATAAGCATGTATCCCGATATTGAGAACAAATTAAGGTTCCCTGACAGCGATCTTCCTTTAAGGCTCATATATAAGAAAGGGAGCATGATATGTTCCGTAATAGATGTCGATGAGGTAAAGCGACTTGTGCGCGTTACGAACTACAGATATGACAGGACCGAACTCCCTTTCGGGAACAGAACGGACCTCACTTTCGAAGAATACGAGGAATTCCTGGAGTCCAGATGCTTCCCGAGGACAAGGAAATGGGTGGATCTTGAGCTCAAGAAGCTGGGACTTCCTTTCTATGATCCGCTCATGATAATCGAGAAGACAGGCGGCAGGATGGTCGAAGATGACTTTAGCATCGAGGTGATAAGACCGTGA